In Syntrophotaleaceae bacterium, a genomic segment contains:
- a CDS encoding cytochrome c yields MCCSRSLILLLLFMTGCGSARRGVPLYGPMEMKDSDAVRGEQVFMSHCNSCHPRGEAGIGFALNNKWLPDWAIRTQVRVGVGAMPGFSEEIISDRELEDIIAYLDYMRDRKP; encoded by the coding sequence ATGTGCTGTTCGCGGTCTTTGATCCTGCTCCTGCTGTTCATGACCGGTTGCGGCAGCGCAAGACGCGGGGTTCCCCTGTACGGCCCAATGGAGATGAAGGATTCCGACGCGGTGCGGGGCGAACAGGTTTTCATGAGTCATTGCAATTCCTGTCATCCCCGGGGCGAGGCGGGGATCGGGTTTGCTCTGAACAATAAATGGCTGCCGGACTGGGCCATCCGCACCCAGGTGCGGGTCGGGGTTGGAGCGATGCCTGGATTTTCGGAAGAGATCATCAGCGACAGAGAACTGGAAGACATCATCGCTTACCTGGACTATATGCGCGATCGAAAGCCCTGA
- a CDS encoding DUF305 domain-containing protein — MESQKQKMGMSWGRFAAMIAVSVFIMFFLMYQLVYTFDHALFSVNRLIASFVMGCVMTIVMLSFMWSMYKGKGTKVLVLVVAAVAAIILLWMNRSQVVIGDVRFMKAMIPHHSIAINNARKADISDPRVRELADGIIKSQVLEIEAMQRLLEDIERNGERGTGDLPPRSTDVTQDMEAEIQKMVR, encoded by the coding sequence ATGGAAAGCCAAAAGCAGAAGATGGGCATGAGCTGGGGGCGCTTCGCGGCCATGATTGCCGTTTCGGTCTTCATCATGTTTTTCCTGATGTACCAGCTCGTCTACACTTTTGACCATGCATTGTTCAGCGTGAACCGGCTGATCGCCTCTTTTGTCATGGGTTGCGTCATGACAATCGTCATGCTGAGCTTCATGTGGTCCATGTATAAAGGAAAAGGTACAAAAGTCCTTGTTTTGGTTGTGGCCGCAGTGGCCGCCATCATCCTTCTCTGGATGAACAGGAGTCAAGTCGTGATCGGGGACGTCAGATTTATGAAAGCAATGATTCCCCACCATTCCATTGCCATTAACAATGCGCGGAAAGCGGACATCAGCGATCCGCGCGTCCGCGAATTGGCCGATGGCATCATCAAGTCACAGGTACTTGAAATAGAAGCGATGCAGCGGCTTCTTGAAGATATAGAGAGAAATGGAGAGCGAGGCACAGGAGACCTTCCCCCTCGTTCCACAGATGTGACGCAGGACATGGAAGCTGAAATCCAGAAAATGGTAAGGTAG
- a CDS encoding ion transporter yields the protein MAVLGFLWMALLILELVYGLNPVMTGVFNVIWGIFILDFLVELFLAKDKLAYLKANLLVAVSLAIPAIRILRIFPALRLLRMAPVVRGIRMARLLTSFSRSMRALSATIRRRGFAYVAMITVIAAFLGAAGMYAFETGEGVRDGFTSYWDALWWTAMLLTTIGSQYWPVTPEGRILALILSIYGVSVLGYIAAVLASYFIGQDAEKSVQPEDIRRIEERIGTLREDILQMQVPREEKKMPGHTDEG from the coding sequence ATGGCCGTCCTGGGTTTCCTCTGGATGGCTCTGCTGATCCTGGAGCTGGTTTACGGTCTGAATCCAGTGATGACCGGCGTTTTCAACGTCATCTGGGGCATATTCATCCTGGATTTCCTTGTGGAGCTCTTTCTGGCCAAGGACAAATTGGCCTATCTGAAAGCCAACCTGCTGGTGGCGGTGTCCCTGGCCATCCCGGCCATCCGGATTCTGCGAATTTTCCCCGCCCTTCGCCTGCTCCGCATGGCACCGGTCGTGCGCGGGATCAGGATGGCCCGTCTGTTGACATCCTTCAGCCGCTCCATGCGGGCCCTGAGCGCCACCATCCGGCGCCGGGGCTTTGCCTACGTGGCCATGATCACTGTCATTGCGGCCTTTTTGGGGGCAGCCGGGATGTATGCCTTCGAAACCGGCGAAGGGGTTAGAGACGGATTCACCTCCTACTGGGATGCGCTCTGGTGGACGGCAATGCTGCTGACCACCATCGGCTCCCAGTACTGGCCGGTCACTCCCGAAGGACGGATCCTGGCCCTGATCCTATCGATCTACGGAGTCAGCGTTCTGGGTTATATCGCCGCGGTGCTGGCCAGCTATTTTATCGGGCAGGACGCGGAAAAGTCCGTCCAGCCTGAGGATATCCGGCGGATTGAGGAGAGGATCGGAACTCTGCGGGAGGACATCCTGCAGATGCAGGTCCCGCGGGAAGAGAAAAAGATGCCCGGCCATACTGATGAAGGGTGA